In Thermocrinis sp., the genomic window TTGCGGTATCAATGGATATAACCACATCACCTAACAGCTTCCATCCTCCTATCTCTTCTCCCATAGGGAAGGATAGCACATCTGTGGGCCTATCCTTATTCCTGTATAGCTTGTTTAACTCTTTTATCTCTTCGTCCGAAGTTATAAGTATGCTAAGCTCTGTCCTTTCTAAACCTACTGCATCCAGTATTTTGTGGGCTAAGCTACTCAGATAATTGGCTTTTAGACCTCTTACTTTTTTCTTTACCAACACTCTGTTTTTTTTCATAATCTTCGTAAGCCCTTATTATCCTTGCAACCACTGGGTGTCTTACCACGTCCTCCTGACCGAACTTTACAAAATTAATTCCCTCAATGTTTTGAAGCACCTTCACAGCTTCAATCAATCCAGATTCTTCTTTTTTTGGTAGGTCTATCTGGGTTATATCTCCAGTAATCACCACCTTTGAACCGAATCCAATTCGGGTCAAAAACATCTTCATCTGGTCTCTTGTGGAGTTTTGGGCCTCATCCAAGATAATAAAGGCATCGTTGAGGGTTCGCCCTCTCATAAAAGCTAAGGGAGCAATCTCTATGATGTTTCTCTCCAGCATGTATACAGCTTTGTCGTAGTCCACCATATCGTATAGGGCGTCATACAAAGGTCTCAGGTAAGGATCTACCTTTTCCGCTATGGTGCCAGGCAGATAACCTAACTTCTCCCCTGCCTCTACTGCTGGTCTGGTTAGTATTATCTTATTTACTTTGTTCTCCTTCAGGTGCGCCAACGCCATTGCCATTGCCAGATAGGTCTTTCCAGTGCCTGCTGGACCTATTCCAAAGACTACGTCATTTTCTCTGATGGCTTTAACATACCTTTTTTGATTTTCTGTCTTTGGGACTATAGCTTTTTTCCTGTGGGTAACGAGTATAACCTCTTCTGAATCCGTAGTTATGCTCTCTGAAGAGCCTTTTACAAAGGCTTTTGCTCTATCCCTTACCTCTGCACTGCTGAGAGGACCTTTAGCAAACTCTTTCATGATTTCTCTTATAAAGTTGCTGAATTTAATAACCTTTTCCCCTTCTCCCCTCACTAAAATCTCCGTGCCTCTGGCTAAGACCTTTACTCCAAAAAGTTGAGAGAAAAGTTTTAGGTTTTCGTCCCCCCTTCCTACTATAGCATAGAACTTCTCGTCAAAACTGCCCAAGTCCAGTATCTCTTCTACTTTTTCCATACTACGCTTAGCTATGCTTTAAAATATAAAAAGTCTTAAAGGAAAATGCAAGTGAAACACCTAATAACAGTCAAAGATCTGAGGGTAGAAGAAATAAAGTATCTTCAGAGTCTTTTCAACGAATTCAAAAGAGGCAGAAAAGAGAAATTGGACGGAAGGTCCGCTTTGTTGTTCTTAGAGAGCTCAACTCGCACCAGACTTTCTTTTGAGATAGCCCTTAGGAATTTAGGCATGGAAACCTACTACATTGGAAGGGGAGAATCTTCAATGGAAAAAGGCGAAAGCTTTGGGGATACTATAAAAAACTTTTCCGCTTTGGGTTTTAGGCTTGTGGTATTCAGAGTTCCCTTTGTGCTATATCCTTATGAGTCCTATCTTGTTGAAAATATAAGTCTTATAAACGCTGGAGACGGAACACACCAACATCCAACGCAAGGTCTTATAGACTTATTTACCGCTATGGAACACTATCCTTCTCTGGAGAACTTAAAAATCCTCTTTGTAGGAGATATACTTCACAGTAGGGTATTTAGGTCCTCTGGAGAGCTTTTTAGAATGTTTGGAGCTCAATTGGGCGTTTGTGGGCCTGCCACACTTATTCCTTCCGATCTTTCACCCTTTGGGGAGGTAAGGGTTTTTGACTCTGTGGATGAGGGTATAGAATGGGCGGATTTAGTGGTTTATCTGAGATTACAGGAAGAGCGATTTAAAGAAAATTACATAAGCTCAAAGGAAGCTTACTTTTTACAGTTCGGTTTAACTAAGGAAAGATACAGAAAGCTTAAGGGATACTTTATGCATCCTGGACCTGTAAATGTTTATGTGGACATTGATGGGGAGCTAGTTTACGGTGATAAATCTCTAGTTTTAAAGCAAGTTCAGAATGGGTTATACGTGCGAAAGGCGGTTGTTTATTACCTTTTGGTAGGTTGAACTCTTATCAAAAACACAAGAGAAAAAAGCTGGGCTGTTATGGAAAAAAGTATTAAAAGCTCAGGCTTGGTCTGGTAAAAATAGCCAAAAAGTGTGCCACCAAGGAAAACAGAAATACCGAAAAAGAAGTGAAAGAGTCCATAA contains:
- a CDS encoding PhoH family protein, with translation MEKVEEILDLGSFDEKFYAIVGRGDENLKLFSQLFGVKVLARGTEILVRGEGEKVIKFSNFIREIMKEFAKGPLSSAEVRDRAKAFVKGSSESITTDSEEVILVTHRKKAIVPKTENQKRYVKAIRENDVVFGIGPAGTGKTYLAMAMALAHLKENKVNKIILTRPAVEAGEKLGYLPGTIAEKVDPYLRPLYDALYDMVDYDKAVYMLERNIIEIAPLAFMRGRTLNDAFIILDEAQNSTRDQMKMFLTRIGFGSKVVITGDITQIDLPKKEESGLIEAVKVLQNIEGINFVKFGQEDVVRHPVVARIIRAYEDYEKKQSVGKEKSKRSKSQLSE
- a CDS encoding aspartate carbamoyltransferase catalytic subunit — its product is MQVKHLITVKDLRVEEIKYLQSLFNEFKRGRKEKLDGRSALLFLESSTRTRLSFEIALRNLGMETYYIGRGESSMEKGESFGDTIKNFSALGFRLVVFRVPFVLYPYESYLVENISLINAGDGTHQHPTQGLIDLFTAMEHYPSLENLKILFVGDILHSRVFRSSGELFRMFGAQLGVCGPATLIPSDLSPFGEVRVFDSVDEGIEWADLVVYLRLQEERFKENYISSKEAYFLQFGLTKERYRKLKGYFMHPGPVNVYVDIDGELVYGDKSLVLKQVQNGLYVRKAVVYYLLVG
- the ybeY gene encoding rRNA maturation RNase YbeY, which produces MKKNRVLVKKKVRGLKANYLSSLAHKILDAVGLERTELSILITSDEEIKELNKLYRNKDRPTDVLSFPMGEEIGGWKLLGDVVISIDTARAQAKELGISLEEEVKRLLIHGIVHLLGYDHELGEEEERRFKDMEEYIQSKIEPPVSR